Proteins encoded by one window of Streptococcus suis S735:
- a CDS encoding histidine phosphatase family protein, with product MADVRLYISRHGKTMFNTIGRVQGWCDTPLTKVGEEGIRELGLGLKDAGLDFKLAVSSDLGRTVQTMTIAQRELGILGKIPYYQDKRIREWCFGSFEGMYDAELFQGVLPRLKGTVDATGMSFAEIAAGIQEADTAGWAESWEVLSNRILTGFESIAQDLEKQGGGNALVVSHGMTIATLAHLLEPERGANVFLDNGSITVLKYENGKLLIEAVGDLSYRKRGAELIAQGK from the coding sequence ATGGCAGATGTAAGATTATATATTTCTCGTCACGGGAAAACCATGTTCAATACCATTGGGCGCGTGCAGGGCTGGTGTGATACGCCGCTGACCAAGGTCGGTGAGGAAGGAATTCGTGAACTGGGCTTGGGGCTCAAGGATGCGGGCCTTGACTTTAAACTAGCCGTATCCAGTGATCTGGGTCGAACCGTTCAGACCATGACCATCGCCCAGCGTGAGTTAGGAATTTTAGGGAAAATCCCTTATTACCAAGACAAGCGTATCCGTGAATGGTGTTTCGGTAGTTTTGAAGGCATGTACGATGCCGAGCTTTTCCAAGGGGTCCTGCCTCGTTTGAAAGGGACAGTTGATGCGACGGGTATGTCCTTTGCGGAAATCGCAGCAGGTATCCAAGAAGCAGACACCGCTGGCTGGGCGGAATCGTGGGAGGTTTTGAGCAACCGTATCTTGACAGGTTTTGAATCCATCGCCCAGGACTTGGAAAAACAAGGCGGAGGCAATGCCCTTGTGGTCAGCCACGGTATGACTATTGCGACATTGGCTCATTTGTTAGAGCCAGAGCGTGGTGCCAATGTCTTTCTCGATAACGGCTCAATCACCGTCCTCAAATACGAAAATGGCAAGCTTTTAATTGAAGCAGTTGGGGATTTATCCTACCGCAAACGTGGGGCAGAGTTGATTGCCCAAGGGAAATAA